One genomic segment of Thunnus albacares chromosome 18, fThuAlb1.1, whole genome shotgun sequence includes these proteins:
- the rnf170 gene encoding E3 ubiquitin-protein ligase RNF170: MEDNQCGDLDYLIQDEDTLIEGVSNQVLFVVVLSVTFLAGLLTLLCRQEEQNIHPENQEHVRAVRQQLQTEQDENPQPEARQQYYTDMSCPVCLQQAVLPVETNCGHLFCGSCIIAYWRYGTWLGAINCPICRQMVTLLFPLFHEHAGPQTVQDGEAEPLLILRDINDYNRRFSGQPRSYMDRLRDVPTLLRHAFREMFSMGGLFWMFRIRILLCLVGALTYLASPLDILPEALFGLLGFMDDFFVILLLFVYISIMYREVVTQRLNG, from the exons ATGGAGGACAATCAGTGTGGGGACTTGGATTACCTCATCCAAGATGAGGACACCCTCATCGAAGGTGTCAGCAACCAGGTCTTATTTGTTGTGGTGCTCAGTGTCACCTTCCTCGCAGGCCTCCTCACTCTGCTGTGCCG ACAAGAAGAGCAGAACATTCATCCTGAGAATCAGGAGCATGTTCGAGCCGTCCGACAACAGCTCCAAACAGAGCAG gATGAAAATCCTCAGCCGGAGGCCAGGCAGCAGTATTACACAGATATGTCTTGCCCTGTCTGTTTACAGCAGGCTGTTCTGCCTGTGGAAACCAATTGCGGACATCTTTTCTGTG GTTCCTGTATTATAGCCTACTGGAGGTATGGCACCTGGCTTGGTGCTATTAACTGCCCCATCTGCAGACAAATG GTAACATTGCTCTTCCCACTATTTCATGAGCATGCTGGTCCGCAGACAGTCCAGGATGGTGAGGCAGAACCTCTGCTTATATTAAGAGACATCAACGATTACAACCGCAGGTTCTCAGGCCAACCAAGATCT TATATGGACAGGCTGCGAGACGTGCCCACCCTGCTCCGTCACGCTTTTAGAGAGATGTTCTCTATGGGCGGCCTCTTCTGGATGTTCAGGATCCGAATTCTCCTCTGCCTGGTTGGAGCGCTCACATACCTGGCCTCGCCTCTGGACATCCTCCCCGAGGCGCTTTTCGGTCTCCTGGGATTCATGGACGATTTCTTCGTAATCCTTCTACTCTTTGTGTACATCTCGATCATGTACAGAGAGGTGGTCACGCAGAGACTGAACGGCTAG